The following DNA comes from Rosa rugosa chromosome 5, drRosRugo1.1, whole genome shotgun sequence.
GCGCTGTCGCACGCAGACTTGAAGTGCCTCTGCTCCTACAGGAACTCGAACCTGTTGCCTTCTCTGGGGATTGACCCTAACCTTGCCATGCAGCTCCCTGCCAAGTGCAAGCTTCCTCACCCTGCCAATTGCTAGAGAGGCCCTTAGCTACAGCTACACTGTCAGGTGTGGTTAGCTAGCTGAAGTTAAATAAAAGCTCTATATGTATGTATGATTCAGATGGGATTAATCTTGGAGTGAAATGCTTAATTAATTTCCTGAATATTTGCGTTTCAGTTGTTctagctgctgctgctggtttttgattttttgttttgttgtaatGCTATTGGATGTGCTGGAAGGGAGCAATGCTTGGATTTGGAATGTAGGCCCCAAAACAATTTTGACTCTAaaagaaactaaaaacctaaaaagactaacaattttttttttaatctttttttttttaaacaaacaATTTAAACTCGAATTAAAATTTATAAAtctcttcccccacacttaattTCTACTTTGTCCTCAATATACGTAAATCAATTTAAAAGCATCCAAGGTAAAAATAAAAGCATAGGCTTAAATTAAACATTGATGGATCATTCCGCAATGAGTCGGACTGTGGTGGATTTTGGAGTGGTGTTTCGAAAAGAGTTTGGAAGCTTTAAAGGGGTGTGGTCTAATCTTCTGCCTCATCTATACTCAAGGCTGAGCCTCCCAACTTGACTGGATTccaaactttttattttttatttttttaaaagcatGGGCAAAGAGatttcaaaagaaataaaaacctaaaacaaataTATGGAGCATTAATTTCATAAATTAAAAGGAGTAAGGGATTAAGAAATTAATTTTGCGTTGACGATCTTCTCCACAGCTACTgttgaattgggttgcctccccaACAGTGCTTGAATTTAATGTCCTTCAGCcaaacaaagttttttttttttttttttttttcaaaatccaTGGGAGATGGCACACTATGGAGGTAATCCACCTCCACGTTGCTCTCCTTAAATGCCTCATAATATGGCCTCAAGCAATGGtcattcactttgaactcgtgGCCGGACTTCTCACTTTGAATTTGTATAGCACCATGAGGAAAAACATGAGTAATAGTGAAAGGACCAACCCAACAAGAATGAAGCTTACCAGGGAAGAGTTTAAGACgagaataaaataataaaacttTTTGGCATTCTTCCATAACTCCTATCTTATGCTATGAGCTGTTTTTTGCTTTCTAAGGAGTTATGTAATGATTTGCACCAAATGTGCGCCAGGTTTTGGTGGGGGAGCAAAcctaatgaaagaaaaattcattggaTTTCATGGGAGCGCCTGAGTCGCTCTAAAGAGGAGGGAGGTATGGGTTTCAGAGATTTGCGTGCTCATAATTTAGCTTTGCATGCAAGGCCAATGTGGAGAACTGGAGATTACTACATAATCCTGATTCACTTGTATGTCGTTTGTTCAAAGCTCGATATTTTCCGCATTCTTCTTGTTGGCATGCTCGGACACCGACACATGCTTCTGTATGTTGGAGAGGGATCTATGCTGCTAGATCCGTGCTAAATGGGGGATTAAGATGGCAAGTCATGGATGGTACTTAATTCCATTAAAATTTGGGAGGATCCGTGGATTCCCAGGTCTTCTTTGTCCGGTGAGGTATGGCTCTTCTTCTCTGTTGTTGGTGATGAATTAATACTTGATGGTCAATGGAATAAGAATTTGATTTATGCAAACTTTGATGCTGAAGAGGCTGAATTTATTTGTTCTATTCTCTTAGTACAAATATTGTATTAGATAGATTTGTGTGGCACTTTGATAAGAAAGGTCGTTTTACTACAAAGAGTGTATATAAGGTTGACTTTCCTTCTCTACATCCAGCTCTTACGGACAACTTTTCTTCTAGTGCATCTCCAAGTCCTTGGAAGGTGTTGTGGGCTGCTCACATTTCTTGTAAGGTGAAGGTACACATTTGGAAAGCTTGTGCTTCTATTCTTCCAACTGCCTCTCAACTTAGAGGGCGCAGGGTTCCAGTTGGTGAGTGTAGTCTATTTTGTAAAGCTGAGGGGAAAGTATTCTCCATGTTAGTAGGGAGTGTAGTTTCATTCGTGATGTTATTGGACTACCACCGGATTTGCTTCCTATTCTGGACACTACTATGAGTTCTATGCTTGATTGGCTTGTACTTTGCAATAATTTGGTTTCTCCAAGTTCTTTCTCTCTATTGCTAATGCTGTTGTGGGGGTATGGAAAGAACGCAATCAACATCTATGGGCTAGAAATTAAGGCACATAATGTGCAGCAGGTATACTTTCAATCTGCTCTCTTCTTCATGCTTTTGAAGCTGCAAGGCATATATCAAAGCCCAAGCTTGGGCGTCAGGTGAAGCCGTGGTGCCCCCATTCTACAGGTTGGTTAAAGGTAAACATTAATAGTGTCTTTGATCCAACTTCACATCAGGGTGGTCTGGGGGTTGTGGTGAGGGATCTTACTAGTACGTTGGTAGCAACCGCATGCAGAAGGTGTACTGATGTTCTAGCTACTATTGTGGTGGATGCCCTTGCTAGTAGATTGGCGTGTAAGCTTGTAGATAACAGTTTGACTCCGGTGATATTTGAGTCTAATTGTCTTCAACTAGTTCAGGCTATCCAAGCTAAAGGTGATGATACTTATTCGGAATTTGGTAGAATTGTTTATGATATCTCCATGGCAATTTCTTCTATGTCAGGTTCTTTCTTTTCCCATGTCTATAGGGATTCCAATAAGCTAGCTCATAGTTTAGTTAAGCATGCTCTTGTGTCAGGGTTGCAAGTCTCATGGAGTGGGCATGTCCCTCCAATACTTGATGATTTCTTTTGTAATACGTAGTATTCATCAATGAAATTTGACgtcctttgattcaaaaaaaaaaatgattataagGTTGATTAATGTagctttattttatttcaaaagAGGCAAAATGATTAAGCTCTCATAGATATATCTCAtacaaaaattagaaaatgtaacataaataatcaagttGGTAAATGGTAAAGAGCCCTTCAAAATATTGAGCAGGGTCAAGTGACACTCCTAGCAATAAGCTAGCTATGCCCATGGCCAAttagtttttctttcctttttttttttttttacaaagaaATTGAGATTTTATTAATCTTAAACAGGCAAATAATTAAGAATAAATCAATACCGTTAACTCGTACAATGAAGCTTGCTTAAACAAGAATCTTATAAAACTATACCTCTTCTTTCACAATATTTTtagtgaagcaaatggtgtggcCAATGAgttgcacaccttgctagttgGGGTGATCTTGATAATTTTTAGATAGATAAGACGCCTGTTATTATTCATGCATGGCGTTCTTTATGAGGATCAACGTAATGTTCTAATGGCTTCAGGCTTTATGTGCCCTCACTCTATAATACACTCAGATGTAGCATAAGGCTATAATTAATTAGCTCGGGTTACCGTGATTAATTGaacaatttttttaaaaaaaaataaagggctggtgctgctgccctcaagtcttgattaatgaaactgctgaatacaagggggagacattgagcctaaaccctggattacaataagcatctagagtatgtgccgaaatgatatcaggaatctctacatagtacatgtattcaaacaagcaccaactagcaaagagtgctctactggctactcttTATTTGCTAGACATGGcggtgacataacagaaaggTAACTTGATATGGCGGTGACATAATTGAACAAATTTTAGGGTAGCACTGTTTGTGATGCTCAAAATAAAGTAGATCAGGCCATAGACCAAACATATAGCATAACATGCATTCAAGCAATAAGACTTGCAGTACAACACAGTAGAGAAAGACAGTGGTCTCTTCTCTACCATAAGTTTATATATAATTCGTAGCCACTATAATACGAGAGAAACATGACTAAGTTCAATATAAGAACTTACATCTTATGTCTATGATGAATACGAAAGCAGACAAGAATGATCATAGATATATATAAACGACACCCGAGTTACTACAACTGCATAAATGAAGGGATGCAGATTATTGTTATGAAAATGTATTGAATGTCTGCTTCACATCAATCTGCATTGCCATTTCGAGCATTCCATTGTAGTGCCGTGGAGTCAGAAACTTCCAAAGCGTTGCCTGCACAATAAAGCACGTAGGAATCTAACAAGACTCATCTTTCCCATGTGGCAGCAAAAACTTTCTCCCTTTCAAAAAACAAGGAGTTTCACTTAATTAATAATAGTATGGCTGTGTGATGATGGATACACTAATAAAGTCCATTATATCTCCATCTGATATAAAACGCCGAATTGAACAAGCAACTCATTAGAATGACGAAGAAATGATGGCTAACTTTCAACTCTGTGCAAGTTGAAGGAAGGTAGATTTTCATGAAAGAAACTTATATACAGATCATGTTGGCATTAACATTTATATACAGATTGCAGTTACAGCATACATACAAAATCACAACACCCCTCGAATAAAGTTGAAAAtgaaaccaatatatatataatagaataATTGGGATTAGAAAAGCTTACCATCTGGATCAAAGAAAAAGACCTGGTCGATCTTCTTACTGCCATTTGGATTAAATTGAACTGGCCTATGAGCAATCTGAATTCCTTTTTCCTGCACAACCATATTCCGACTCAGATGACCCCCAATCCCCATCTAAGAGAGGAAGAAAGATTGGATAACAGAAACGAAATGCTACAGCTCTGAACCCTGGTTGATCTAGAGGGGAGGCAAGTAAGGTCATTGTCCCCTCTAACTGATATAGTAATCTGATCGAGATTCATAATCAAAACTGGTAATGATTGGAGAGGCCAAAATTCTCAAAAATACAGCTGCAAGGTCCATATTTTCCCATAAAGAATCTATGTTCTCAACAATAACAAGGCCCCAACCTATTCAAAACTCTTTCTGATTCCAATGTTCTTTTCTAGACCaaactaaaaagagaaaaataaaagaaagagacCTGTGATATGATGCTCTTCCTATAGACTAAAAAGGAAACGGAATGTTTTTCCACATTACTCATTCTAGCAAATAACTAGGCAAGAAAGGGAGATATAAACGTTGACTTTCTATTAGGTGATGCATGAGGTCTAGCAATATACCACTATCTCATCTTGTTAAGAAAGGTTCAAATAGTACTATAGTAGTAATAAGATCAAATGAACTCAAAACCACACAGAATCCAAAAGGGTAATCTGAAAATAACAGAATCATACCTTGAGTGTTTGCACAAAGGTTTCGAAATTGGAGACACAGAAGCACATATGGTGGCCTCTGGGAATACGGGCTGGGTCGGCTCCCGGTGATGTGTCGTTCCTCTGGTTAGGTGGGTAACTTGGGTTGGACTCAATAAGGTGTATAGTAAAACCTGAGGGTAAACTCAGCCATATTACCTTGAGTGGCCCAATCTTTGGGCTCTCTACCTCCTCGAATCCAAATGTCTGATCTATTTAATTTGATGAAGGAGTTACAAACTAGCTTGCTGAAAGTAATTAAAATGAAATAAGAAATTTGAAGCTTGAAGCTTGAAGAACCTCTATGTAGAAATCGGCGAGGCGCCTAATGTCGTTGGATTGTCTGGCAATGTGATCCAGAGTTACTCGTGCTACCATTGCTGCCATTTCTCCTTTTTCGTATGCTTTTTGGAGGCAGTGACCTGGTTGTTAAATATTTGCTTTGTGATTCGAGAATCAAAGCTAACAGTCACTATGCTAGGAACTGTTATTCGGGAATCAAAACTAACAGTCTCACCCAAATAACAGTTTATTTAAAACTAACACTCAAAGATAACagttttttaattatttgaacATGGCTTGCACCTGTTCCTGCACCCTGTGGCACTTAAAATGACTTGCTGCCCCTCAGTACACTTTTCTCTCCATgttttaaataaattttgacatattggtaagttataattctaaTATTGTAAAGGTCGTgagtttgattttgattctcATTGACATATGTAAAGGTGGGTGGATTaagaatttttttaaataaaaaaataaaataaaaaacacttCTTTCCATGTTTCATGTTATTTCTATTCTTTCGTATCAGCCAAGCAACCACTCCAAAAACTTGCATTTCATAATTTGAAGATGTAGCAGCCACATGAGTGAATGAATCTAAAAAAGTGGGTTCCCTCCATACCTTGGGCACACCATGCAGAAATGAATACTCGCAGACCTTCTTAGCTTTCTCACAGGACCACAAACAATGAATCGTGGTCTCCTCCTCCTTACTACAATGAAAACAAACTGTATTAGTGCCAACGTTCCTTCTTGTAATGTTAGCTGCGCAAGGTAAAAAGTTATGGCAAGCACACCGCAAGAAAATTTTCACATTGTTAGCTAGCTAGGTTGAGTTTCCAGCGAATGTCCAGATTCCCCTCTTGCACATTTCCCTCCATCACTACTACCCACTGAACCCGATGGCACAGCCTTTAATTCAGCAGCTAGGCAGCAGCTTGATTTCACAGTGAACCTTCCATCAGAATTAAAATGCCACACAATTTATATGTTCTTCTCTGTCCAGCTAatctttatttaattttaaaagTGCAGAGGAGGTTTACTGTGCTGATGAACATTAACTCCCTTATGAATAATGTGCTTCCCAGTTTGCCCCTTTAGATAGCTATAAAGTTTTGGTTCCAGAACAACAGGTTACAGGCCAATCATAAGCTCTTATGCTCTGTCTTGCAATTATCATTCAAGATTTCAAGTCACATCTAAAGATCCTTTTACAAGATTTTGCAAGATTTTGAcccaagttttttatttttttttggacgaGTAATTCACCCAAGTTGGTGATGGCATCTCAACGCAAGAAAGCATATTATAAATCCTTGGATTTTATTGGTACACCAGAAATGTTAATTTAGTATTATCCTATATATGGATTATTCTATATTTATTGCTGCTCATTTTGATTCCATCACTTTTTCTTAAGTTCT
Coding sequences within:
- the LOC133712555 gene encoding glyoxylase I 4-like isoform X2 — translated: MAAMVARVTLDHIARQSNDIRRLADFYIETFGFEEVESPKIGPLKVIWLSLPSGFTIHLIESNPSYPPNQRNDTSPGADPARIPRGHHMCFCVSNFETFVQTLKEKGIQIAHRPVQFNPNGSKKIDQVFFFDPDGNALEVSDSTALQWNARNGNAD
- the LOC133712555 gene encoding uncharacterized protein LOC133712555 isoform X1; translation: MAAMVARVTLDHIARQSNDIRRLADFYIETFGFEEVESPKIGPLKVIWLSLPSGFTIHLIESNPSYPPNQRNDTSPGADPARIPRGHHMCFCVSNFETFVQTLKEKGIQIAHRPVQFNPNGSKKIDQATLWKFLTPRHYNGMLEMAMQIDVKQTFNTFS
- the LOC133712555 gene encoding uncharacterized protein LOC133712555 isoform X3 → MAAMVARVTLDHIARQSNDIRRLADFYIETFGFEEVESPKIGPLKVIWLSLPSGFTIHLIESNPSYPPNQRNDTSPGADPARIPRGHHMCFCVSNFETFVQTLKEKGIQIAHRPVQFNPNGSKKIDQVFFFDPDGRKFLLPHGKDESC